The Bradyrhizobium sp. CCBAU 051011 DNA segment AAGCGGTTCAACTGATTCCCTGCAAAACGCAATCTGTCTCACGGTCCGATGGGGAGATAAGTTCCGCGCCAGGTGGCTACATCCGAGGCGGATTGCCTCCCAGTATCGTACGGCGGATAAGCGAGTATATTGACAACAATATCGAACAACGCATCACCGTCGAGGTGCTGGCAAACCTCGCCAGCTTGTCAGTTTCGTATTTCGTTCGAGCATTCAAACAGTCCATCGGCGTCACTCCGCACGAA contains these protein-coding regions:
- a CDS encoding helix-turn-helix transcriptional regulator, with the protein product MLRAPGEQASEALMQAVQLIPCKTQSVSRSDGEISSAPGGYIRGGLPPSIVRRISEYIDNNIEQRITVEVLANLASLSVSYFVRAFKQSIGVTPHEYLMRRRVQLTMKLLSATDMPLSEIAHAAGFVDQSHFARRFRQHVGMSPRHYRWLTP